One part of the Dyadobacter sp. 676 genome encodes these proteins:
- a CDS encoding Uma2 family endonuclease — translation MDTEMQLTLRMVSPMSDEEFFQFCQINDTLEFERDSHGNIILMSPTGTLTGSFHPHILAAIYNWNVVSGLGEVFDSSTGFTLPNGAVRSPDASWIRAERWNSVPEDRKDKFAPICPDFVVEVRSKSDELNYLPEKMKEYIGNGAQLGWLIDRFDKKVYVFRADAPVEVLPTNVILSGENVLPGFSLNLGKFVK, via the coding sequence ATGGATACCGAAATGCAGTTGACTTTAAGGATGGTTAGCCCGATGAGTGATGAAGAATTCTTTCAGTTCTGCCAGATCAACGACACACTAGAGTTCGAAAGGGACTCGCATGGAAATATTATACTTATGTCACCAACTGGAACGTTAACGGGTAGTTTTCACCCTCATATCCTGGCAGCCATTTACAACTGGAACGTGGTCTCGGGCCTGGGCGAAGTTTTCGATTCATCTACCGGGTTTACGTTGCCGAATGGGGCGGTGAGGTCTCCCGATGCGTCTTGGATCAGAGCTGAGCGCTGGAATAGTGTTCCCGAGGATAGAAAGGATAAATTTGCACCAATCTGCCCTGATTTTGTGGTAGAAGTTCGTTCCAAGTCGGATGAGCTAAATTATTTGCCCGAAAAAATGAAGGAATATATAGGTAATGGTGCACAACTTGGATGGTTGATCGATCGCTTTGATAAAAAGGTCTACGTTTTTCGGGCGGATGCCCCAGTTGAAGTTCTGCCGACCAATGTAATTCTTTCCGGGGAAAATGTTCTACCCGGCTTCTCGCTAAATCTGGGCAAGTTCGTCAAATAA
- a CDS encoding pseudouridine synthase gives MFQYFLIYKPFGMLSQFSREGDHPTLADLDFTFAKDIYPVGRLDADSEGLLLLTNDNFLKTKLLEPRNRHTRTYYVQVEGDVTDEACRRLSGGVTISISGKPYKTLPAEVMKIGEPSLPERNPPVRFRKNIPTSWISVTLHEGKNRQVRRMTAAVGFPTLRLVRWSIGKISLADKKNNFPNPGDVWEVTPKEAKLFYERTF, from the coding sequence TTGTTCCAATACTTCCTCATCTACAAGCCCTTCGGAATGCTTTCGCAATTCTCGCGAGAGGGCGACCATCCGACGCTGGCTGATCTCGATTTTACATTTGCCAAAGATATCTACCCGGTAGGCCGCCTCGACGCGGATAGCGAGGGGCTTTTGCTTCTGACCAACGATAATTTTCTCAAAACAAAGCTCCTCGAACCGCGCAACAGGCATACGCGCACGTATTATGTGCAGGTGGAGGGAGACGTAACCGATGAAGCTTGCAGGCGGCTTTCGGGCGGCGTGACGATTTCCATTAGCGGGAAGCCATATAAGACGTTGCCCGCCGAAGTAATGAAAATCGGCGAACCCAGCTTGCCCGAACGCAATCCGCCGGTCCGTTTCCGGAAAAATATCCCTACGTCGTGGATCTCGGTTACATTGCACGAAGGAAAGAACCGGCAGGTGCGGCGGATGACCGCGGCGGTGGGTTTCCCGACGTTGCGGCTCGTGCGGTGGTCTATCGGAAAAATTTCATTGGCGGATAAAAAAAATAATTTTCCTAACCCGGGGGACGTATGGGAAGTTACGCCGAAGGAGGCTAAACTTTTTTATGAAAGGACCTTTTGA
- the mutS gene encoding DNA mismatch repair protein MutS — translation MAKAHKETPLNKQYNQIKAKYPGALLLFRVGDFYETFGEDAVKASKILGIVLTRRNNGGAHEELAGFPHHSLDNYLPKLVRAGERVAICDQLEDPAAAKGIVKRGVTELVTPGVSFNDNVLDIRKNNYLAAVHVGGEGMYGIAFLDISTGEFMASQGNAAYIDKMLQGFAPAEVLYCKKHKQEFNELFGGKYHTFHLEDWCFGYDYGFEQLTGHFQTTTLKGYGIDTLPLGIVAAGVILHYLRETEHKEVAHISRITRLEEEKYVWLDRFTVRNLELVYPQQEGGVPLIDILDHTVTPMGARQLRKWMVLPLKEKAPIEERLNAVGYFLAHEELHESLVQYFKQIGDLERLISKVAVRRINPRELVQLKKSLKQIAPVKELLTGDILGKFAGQLDACEALVEKIEHELRDDAPILSNQGRMIKSGVDAELDELHAISYEGKDYLIRLQNREIERTGIGSLKIAYNKVFGYYLEVTHAHQNKVPADWIRKQTLVNAERYITPELKEYEEKIMNAEDRISAIEFRIFSELVQKAAEFVGAIQQNAVVISALDVLSSFALAARKNKYVKPGISEGNELDIKEGRHPVIEQQLPVGESYVPNDVYLDDSSQQIIIITGPNMAGKSALLRQTALIVLMAQMGSFVPAKSATVGIVDKVFTRVGASDNLSRGESTFMVEMTETASILNNLSSKSLVLMDEIGRGTSTYDGVSIAWAITEYLHNQSNCRPKTLFATHYHELNQLAEDFPRIKNFNVAVKEVDNKVVFLRKLKPGGSAHSFGIHVAQIAGMPQPIVLRASEIMQHLEKDHVAHEHKKRVKDIPKNNFQLSIFEPADPRLEELKEKLLLVDVNTLSPIEALLKLNELQKLIRK, via the coding sequence TTGGCAAAGGCACATAAAGAAACTCCGCTTAATAAACAATACAATCAGATCAAAGCCAAATACCCCGGAGCATTGCTGCTTTTCCGGGTCGGCGACTTTTATGAGACGTTCGGCGAGGACGCCGTAAAAGCATCCAAGATACTGGGAATCGTGCTTACACGCCGGAATAACGGCGGTGCGCATGAGGAACTGGCTGGTTTCCCACATCATTCGCTGGACAACTACCTGCCCAAACTCGTACGTGCGGGCGAGCGCGTGGCGATCTGCGATCAGCTGGAAGACCCGGCCGCAGCAAAAGGCATCGTGAAGCGCGGCGTAACCGAATTGGTAACGCCCGGTGTGTCGTTCAACGACAACGTGCTCGATATCCGGAAGAATAACTACCTCGCGGCGGTACACGTTGGCGGTGAAGGCATGTACGGCATAGCGTTTCTGGATATTTCAACGGGCGAATTCATGGCCTCGCAGGGCAATGCGGCCTATATTGATAAAATGTTGCAGGGTTTTGCGCCTGCGGAGGTACTCTACTGCAAAAAACACAAGCAGGAATTTAACGAACTTTTCGGAGGGAAATACCACACTTTTCACCTGGAAGACTGGTGCTTTGGCTACGACTACGGCTTTGAGCAGCTCACCGGCCATTTTCAAACCACGACTTTGAAGGGTTATGGAATCGATACGCTGCCGCTGGGCATTGTGGCGGCAGGGGTGATTTTGCATTACCTGCGCGAAACCGAGCACAAGGAAGTAGCGCATATCAGCCGCATTACGCGTTTGGAGGAAGAAAAATATGTGTGGCTCGACCGTTTTACCGTCCGGAACCTGGAACTCGTATATCCCCAGCAGGAAGGCGGTGTACCTTTGATCGACATTCTCGACCACACGGTAACGCCTATGGGGGCACGGCAGCTGCGGAAATGGATGGTGCTGCCTTTGAAAGAAAAGGCACCGATTGAAGAGCGTTTGAATGCCGTCGGCTATTTCCTTGCGCATGAAGAGTTGCACGAGTCGTTGGTCCAGTATTTCAAACAGATCGGCGATCTGGAACGTCTGATTTCCAAAGTGGCGGTGCGGCGTATCAATCCGCGGGAACTGGTTCAGCTTAAAAAATCCCTGAAACAGATCGCGCCGGTGAAAGAACTGCTGACGGGCGATATTCTAGGCAAGTTCGCCGGGCAGCTGGATGCCTGCGAAGCGCTGGTGGAGAAAATCGAGCATGAGCTTCGCGACGACGCGCCCATACTATCGAACCAGGGCAGAATGATCAAAAGCGGCGTGGACGCCGAGCTGGACGAACTCCACGCGATTTCTTACGAAGGAAAAGACTATCTGATCAGACTCCAGAACCGCGAGATCGAGCGGACGGGTATCGGCTCGCTTAAAATCGCTTATAACAAGGTTTTCGGATATTACCTGGAAGTTACACACGCCCATCAGAACAAGGTACCCGCCGACTGGATCCGCAAACAGACGCTGGTGAATGCGGAACGCTATATTACCCCCGAGCTCAAAGAGTACGAGGAAAAGATCATGAATGCCGAAGACCGCATTTCGGCGATCGAATTCAGGATTTTCAGTGAGCTTGTGCAAAAAGCGGCGGAATTTGTGGGGGCAATTCAGCAGAATGCGGTGGTGATTTCGGCGCTGGATGTACTCAGTTCGTTTGCATTGGCGGCGAGGAAGAACAAATATGTAAAGCCGGGTATCAGCGAAGGTAATGAGCTGGACATCAAGGAAGGCCGCCATCCGGTGATCGAGCAGCAACTGCCGGTCGGTGAAAGTTATGTGCCGAATGATGTTTACCTCGACGATTCCAGTCAGCAGATTATCATTATCACCGGTCCGAATATGGCCGGAAAGTCGGCACTGCTGAGGCAAACGGCGTTGATCGTCCTGATGGCACAAATGGGGTCGTTTGTACCTGCGAAATCGGCGACGGTAGGTATTGTGGACAAGGTGTTCACAAGGGTCGGGGCAAGTGATAACCTGAGCCGTGGCGAAAGTACATTCATGGTAGAAATGACGGAAACGGCCAGTATCCTGAACAACCTGAGCAGCAAGAGCCTGGTATTAATGGACGAGATCGGTCGGGGGACGAGTACTTACGACGGCGTTTCCATAGCCTGGGCCATTACCGAATATCTTCATAACCAATCCAATTGCCGGCCGAAAACACTTTTTGCCACACATTACCACGAGCTTAACCAGTTGGCGGAAGATTTCCCCCGGATCAAGAACTTTAATGTGGCTGTAAAGGAGGTCGACAATAAGGTGGTTTTCCTGCGCAAACTGAAACCGGGCGGCAGTGCCCACAGCTTCGGTATCCATGTGGCGCAGATCGCCGGAATGCCGCAGCCGATCGTGTTGCGCGCCAGCGAAATCATGCAGCATCTCGAAAAGGACCACGTGGCCCATGAGCACAAGAAGCGCGTGAAGGACATCCCGAAAAATAATTTCCAGCTGAGCATCTTCGAACCGGCGGACCCGCGTTTGGAGGAGCTGAAAGAAAAGCTGTTACTGGTGGATGTCAATACATTGTCGCCTATCGAAGCACTGCTGAAACTGAACGAATTGCAGAAGCTCATCAGAAAGTAA
- a CDS encoding DMT family protein produces MKSFVTIGLLILSNAFMTMAWYGHLKFKELGWFSKLGLFSIILISWGIALFEYCFQVPANRIGFKENGGPFSLVELKVIQEVITLVIFTVFTLVFFKTETFRWNHFVGFVFLVLAVYFIFRK; encoded by the coding sequence ATGAAGTCCTTCGTCACCATCGGCCTCCTGATCCTGTCCAACGCCTTCATGACGATGGCGTGGTATGGACATTTGAAATTCAAGGAGTTGGGTTGGTTCAGCAAACTGGGGCTATTCTCCATAATCCTCATCAGCTGGGGAATAGCCCTGTTTGAATATTGCTTTCAGGTACCTGCCAACAGGATTGGTTTTAAGGAGAATGGCGGACCATTTTCGCTCGTGGAGCTTAAAGTGATCCAGGAAGTGATTACGCTGGTCATTTTCACGGTGTTTACGCTCGTCTTTTTCAAAACGGAAACTTTTCGATGGAACCACTTCGTCGGTTTCGTCTTCCTGGTCCTGGCGGTTTACTTCATATTCAGGAAATAG
- a CDS encoding RNA-binding protein: MDIFVGSLSFKLKESELREAFEKYGKVSSAKIIIDKITRQSKGFGFVEMPDEVEARTAINALNGAEMYGRPLVVNESQKREPGSGAPRPDVRNREGGFNRPPRPAGNEAPAKRTPYTEDRNTGRDYARQEPLDDEPDDDDAPARTTAPDRSFGDRGGFSGGNFRHADKQRDKGHHDRDHNRHQQGGKPKFEDRYSKKGGGGSKDYSRRINDDDDDWY; encoded by the coding sequence ATGGACATTTTTGTTGGGAGTCTTTCTTTTAAGTTAAAGGAAAGCGAGCTGCGTGAAGCTTTCGAAAAGTATGGCAAAGTGAGCTCGGCGAAAATTATCATTGACAAGATCACGCGTCAAAGCAAAGGCTTCGGGTTTGTGGAAATGCCCGATGAAGTGGAAGCCAGAACCGCCATCAACGCATTGAACGGGGCGGAAATGTACGGCAGACCGCTCGTTGTGAATGAATCCCAAAAGAGAGAACCCGGAAGCGGCGCTCCCCGGCCCGATGTGCGCAACCGCGAAGGCGGATTTAACCGACCGCCCCGGCCCGCCGGCAACGAAGCGCCTGCCAAAAGAACGCCTTATACGGAAGATAGAAATACCGGCAGAGACTATGCCCGCCAGGAACCCCTCGACGACGAGCCGGATGATGACGACGCCCCGGCCAGAACTACTGCCCCGGACCGCAGCTTTGGCGATCGTGGCGGTTTTTCCGGCGGAAATTTCCGGCACGCCGACAAGCAGCGCGACAAAGGGCATCACGACCGCGACCACAACCGGCACCAGCAAGGCGGCAAGCCCAAATTCGAGGACCGTTACAGTAAGAAAGGCGGGGGTGGGTCGAAAGATTACAGCCGCCGCATCAACGACGATGACGACGATTGGTATTGA